From the genome of Triticum aestivum cultivar Chinese Spring chromosome 3B, IWGSC CS RefSeq v2.1, whole genome shotgun sequence, one region includes:
- the LOC123068157 gene encoding uncharacterized protein isoform X4 encodes MEMDHLAGRLAAASVSSPDDPAPAPAAGNDGSLLDVIRAVERAEGTIRDQSEDAASQATFGGGGGAGQEPSAASVVSNKMDGTKPYDAAAPANPRGASALRQNGVSEGGGDHLMHEQSRHNKYLHSGQANGAFRREPAGMDNGGPSHFSTPSSRSISPTRPRKEGDYDSRLNLSGQGLLPVSEMNSNVSWKQDLTVKVREHEEEITQLRKHLDNYIIKEAQILNEKSVLEKRIAYMRVAFDHQQQDLVDAASKSLAYRQDIIEENVRLAYALQTAHQERSMFISSLLPILSEYENLRPPVPDAQSIVGNLKVLFRHLQEQLMLTEEKVKESQYQINPWQNELPNKASLPVQSPNNPLGKVSNKGSLDIVPQTPYPQVQSPMSSPSPVQARGNWKNHQVIPSEVPTRIMDQDYGGRTALSSSNQFRKDVPAQASQRDSDALQFGFVAQNSSLPLEGPSRRYVLDDSVGAEDQHVREPAQWGSGDSPNIESGLEETNPSYPYLPTVPEEPGSSFSEAAEDDPLPGIDGLRITGEPFPGRDLQASGFSINGTTSCNFEWVRHLDDGSVKFIEGARQPTYLVTADDVDNLLAIEVQPLDDRKRKGDIVKVYANDQAKITCDPQTKELIKKTLEVGHVSYQVQLPQVRFLDMWEPAVLAIKREGYSIKCNGQRGVVLTEKFQKATAINIPYGYERQTEFSIVSADGDEYNLQPADNNMSRDTIVLVLRLFRSMAVEKRRGRKKGLFFK; translated from the exons ATGGAGATGGACCACCTCGCGGGGAGGCTCGCCGCGGCCTCCGTCTCCTCCCCCGAcgaccccgcccccgcccccgccgcgggAAACGACGGCAGCCTCCTCGACGTCATCCGCGCCGTCGAGCGCGCCGAGGGCACCATCCGCGACCAG AGCGAGGACGCCGCGTCCCAGGCCActttcggtggcggcggcggcgcgggccaggAGCCCAGCGCAGCTTCCGTCGTCTCCAACAAGATGGACGGCACCAAGCCTTACGACGCCGCTGCTCCGGCGAACCCGCGAGGCGCCTCTGCTCTCCGTCAGAACGGGGTTTCAGAGGGTGGAGGGGACCACCTGATGCATGAGCAGAGTAGACACAACAAGTACCTCCACAGCGGCCAGGCTAACGGGGCGTTTAGAAGGGAGCCGGCAGGCATGGACAATGGTGGACCATCGCACTTCTCCACTCCGTCGTCTCGCTCCATTTCTCCCACCAG GCCGAGAAAAGAAGGCGATTATGATTCCAGACTCAACTTATCTGGACAGGGGCTACTGCCTGTTTCAGAGATGAACTCAAACGTGTCCTGGAAGCAG GACCTTACTGTTAAGGTCAGAGAACACGAAGAAGAGATCACACAGTTACGGAAGCATCTGGATAACTACATAATAAAG GAAGCACAAATACTCAACGAAAAATCGGTGCTGGAAAAACGCATCGCTTATATGCGTGTG GCATTTGATCATCAGCAGCAAGACTTGGTTGATGCAGCATCAAAGTCTTTAGCATATAGACAGGATATTATCGAGGAAAACGTCCGCCTAGCATATGCATTGCAG ACTGCACATCAAGAGAGGTCAATGTTCATATCCTCTTTGCTGCCAATTCTGTCTGAATATGAGAACCTACGACCGCCTGTCCCCGATGCTCAATCCATTGTTGGTAATTTGAAG GTTTTGTTTAGGCATCTGCAGGAGCAACTAATGCTTACCGAG GAGAAAGTTAAGGAGTCACAGTATCAGATTAACCCATGGCAAAATGAATTGCCAAATAAGGCCAGTCTTCCTGTACAGTCACCTAACAATCCTCTTGGAAAAGTATCG AACAAAGGCAGCCTTGATATTGTGCCCCAGACGCCATATCCTCAAGTACAATCTCCAATGTCTTCCCCTTCCCCTGTTCAAGCCAGAGGTAATTGGAAAAACCATCAAGTAATTCCAAGTGAGGTTCCTACAAGAATTATGGATCAAGATTACGGAGGAAGGACCGCTCTTTCAAGCAG CAACCAATTTAGGAAGGATGTTCCTGCTCAAGCGTCTCAACGTGATTCTGATGCTCTGCAGTTTGGCTTCGTTGCTCAGAACTCGAGCCTACCACTCGAGGGCCCTAGTAGAAGGTATGTCTTGGATGATTCTGTGGGCGCTGAAGATCAACATGTGCGAGAACCTGCTCAATGGGGTTCTGGAGACTCACCTAATATAGAATCTGGCCTTGAGGAAACAAACCCTTCATATCCTTATCTTCCTACTGTCCCTGAGGAGCCTGGTTCTTCTTTTTCTGAAG CTGCAGAGGATGACCCATTGCCAGGCATAGATGGTCTTCGAATCACGGGTGAACCTTTTCCTGGACGAGACCTTCAAGCAAGTGGGTTCTCCATCAACGGAACCACAAGTTGTAATTTTGAG TGGGTTCGTCATTTAGATGATGGCTCCGTAAAATTCATAGAAG gagcaaggcaacccaccTATTTGGTTACTGCTGATGATGTTGATAATCTACTAGCCATTGAAGTCCAACCCCTAGACGACAGAAAAAGAAAG GGTGACATCGTAAAGGTTTATGCTAATGATCAAGCAAAAATCACTTGCG ATCCTCAAACAAAGGAACTCATTAAGAAAACCCTTGAAGTTGGGCATGTGTCTTATCAAGTCCAACTGCCT CAGGTGAGATTCTTAGACATGTGGGAGCCAGCTGTTTTGGCAATAAAGAGGGAAGGTTACAGCATTAAATGTAACGGGCAGCGTGGTGTTGTTCTCACGGAGAAATTTCAGAAAGCAACTGCT ATTAATATTCCATACGGATACGAGCGCCAGACAGAGTTTTCGATTGTGTCGGCTGATGGTGACGAGTATAATCTCCAGCCAGCAGACAATAACAT GTCGCGGGATACGATTGTGCTGGTGCTAAGACTGTTCAGATCCATG GCCGTCGAGAAGCGGCGAGGGAGGAAGAAGGGCCTCTTCTTCAAGTAG
- the LOC123068157 gene encoding uncharacterized protein isoform X2: MEMDHLAGRLAAASVSSPDDPAPAPAAGNDGSLLDVIRAVERAEGTIRDQLQENSRLKQELMKKTRLLQRVSEDAASQATFGGGGGAGQEPSAASVVSNKMDGTKPYDAAAPANPRGASALRQNGVSEGGGDHLMHEQSRHNKYLHSGQANGAFRREPAGMDNGGPSHFSTPSSRSISPTRPRKEGDYDSRLNLSGQGLLPVSEMNSNVSWKQDLTVKVREHEEEITQLRKHLDNYIIKEAQILNEKSVLEKRIAYMRVAFDHQQQDLVDAASKSLAYRQDIIEENVRLAYALQTAHQERSMFISSLLPILSEYENLRPPVPDAQSIVGNLKVLFRHLQEQLMLTEEKVKESQYQINPWQNELPNKASLPVQSPNNPLGKVSNKGSLDIVPQTPYPQVQSPMSSPSPVQARGNWKNHQVIPSEVPTRIMDQDYGGRTALSSSNQFRKDVPAQASQRDSDALQFGFVAQNSSLPLEGPSRRYVLDDSVGAEDQHVREPAQWGSGDSPNIESGLEETNPSYPYLPTVPEEPGSSFSEAAEDDPLPGIDGLRITGEPFPGRDLQASGFSINGTTSCNFEWVRHLDDGSVKFIEGARQPTYLVTADDVDNLLAIEVQPLDDRKRKGDIVKVYANDQAKITCDPQTKELIKKTLEVGHVSYQVQLPVRFLDMWEPAVLAIKREGYSIKCNGQRGVVLTEKFQKATAINIPYGYERQTEFSIVSADGDEYNLQPADNNMSRDTIVLVLRLFRSMAVEKRRGRKKGLFFK; encoded by the exons ATGGAGATGGACCACCTCGCGGGGAGGCTCGCCGCGGCCTCCGTCTCCTCCCCCGAcgaccccgcccccgcccccgccgcgggAAACGACGGCAGCCTCCTCGACGTCATCCGCGCCGTCGAGCGCGCCGAGGGCACCATCCGCGACCAG TTGCAGGAGAACAGCAGGCTCAAGCAGGAGCTCATGAAGAAGACGCGGCTGCTGCAGAGGGTC AGCGAGGACGCCGCGTCCCAGGCCActttcggtggcggcggcggcgcgggccaggAGCCCAGCGCAGCTTCCGTCGTCTCCAACAAGATGGACGGCACCAAGCCTTACGACGCCGCTGCTCCGGCGAACCCGCGAGGCGCCTCTGCTCTCCGTCAGAACGGGGTTTCAGAGGGTGGAGGGGACCACCTGATGCATGAGCAGAGTAGACACAACAAGTACCTCCACAGCGGCCAGGCTAACGGGGCGTTTAGAAGGGAGCCGGCAGGCATGGACAATGGTGGACCATCGCACTTCTCCACTCCGTCGTCTCGCTCCATTTCTCCCACCAG GCCGAGAAAAGAAGGCGATTATGATTCCAGACTCAACTTATCTGGACAGGGGCTACTGCCTGTTTCAGAGATGAACTCAAACGTGTCCTGGAAGCAG GACCTTACTGTTAAGGTCAGAGAACACGAAGAAGAGATCACACAGTTACGGAAGCATCTGGATAACTACATAATAAAG GAAGCACAAATACTCAACGAAAAATCGGTGCTGGAAAAACGCATCGCTTATATGCGTGTG GCATTTGATCATCAGCAGCAAGACTTGGTTGATGCAGCATCAAAGTCTTTAGCATATAGACAGGATATTATCGAGGAAAACGTCCGCCTAGCATATGCATTGCAG ACTGCACATCAAGAGAGGTCAATGTTCATATCCTCTTTGCTGCCAATTCTGTCTGAATATGAGAACCTACGACCGCCTGTCCCCGATGCTCAATCCATTGTTGGTAATTTGAAG GTTTTGTTTAGGCATCTGCAGGAGCAACTAATGCTTACCGAG GAGAAAGTTAAGGAGTCACAGTATCAGATTAACCCATGGCAAAATGAATTGCCAAATAAGGCCAGTCTTCCTGTACAGTCACCTAACAATCCTCTTGGAAAAGTATCG AACAAAGGCAGCCTTGATATTGTGCCCCAGACGCCATATCCTCAAGTACAATCTCCAATGTCTTCCCCTTCCCCTGTTCAAGCCAGAGGTAATTGGAAAAACCATCAAGTAATTCCAAGTGAGGTTCCTACAAGAATTATGGATCAAGATTACGGAGGAAGGACCGCTCTTTCAAGCAG CAACCAATTTAGGAAGGATGTTCCTGCTCAAGCGTCTCAACGTGATTCTGATGCTCTGCAGTTTGGCTTCGTTGCTCAGAACTCGAGCCTACCACTCGAGGGCCCTAGTAGAAGGTATGTCTTGGATGATTCTGTGGGCGCTGAAGATCAACATGTGCGAGAACCTGCTCAATGGGGTTCTGGAGACTCACCTAATATAGAATCTGGCCTTGAGGAAACAAACCCTTCATATCCTTATCTTCCTACTGTCCCTGAGGAGCCTGGTTCTTCTTTTTCTGAAG CTGCAGAGGATGACCCATTGCCAGGCATAGATGGTCTTCGAATCACGGGTGAACCTTTTCCTGGACGAGACCTTCAAGCAAGTGGGTTCTCCATCAACGGAACCACAAGTTGTAATTTTGAG TGGGTTCGTCATTTAGATGATGGCTCCGTAAAATTCATAGAAG gagcaaggcaacccaccTATTTGGTTACTGCTGATGATGTTGATAATCTACTAGCCATTGAAGTCCAACCCCTAGACGACAGAAAAAGAAAG GGTGACATCGTAAAGGTTTATGCTAATGATCAAGCAAAAATCACTTGCG ATCCTCAAACAAAGGAACTCATTAAGAAAACCCTTGAAGTTGGGCATGTGTCTTATCAAGTCCAACTGCCT GTGAGATTCTTAGACATGTGGGAGCCAGCTGTTTTGGCAATAAAGAGGGAAGGTTACAGCATTAAATGTAACGGGCAGCGTGGTGTTGTTCTCACGGAGAAATTTCAGAAAGCAACTGCT ATTAATATTCCATACGGATACGAGCGCCAGACAGAGTTTTCGATTGTGTCGGCTGATGGTGACGAGTATAATCTCCAGCCAGCAGACAATAACAT GTCGCGGGATACGATTGTGCTGGTGCTAAGACTGTTCAGATCCATG GCCGTCGAGAAGCGGCGAGGGAGGAAGAAGGGCCTCTTCTTCAAGTAG
- the LOC123068157 gene encoding uncharacterized protein isoform X1 — translation MEMDHLAGRLAAASVSSPDDPAPAPAAGNDGSLLDVIRAVERAEGTIRDQLQENSRLKQELMKKTRLLQRVSEDAASQATFGGGGGAGQEPSAASVVSNKMDGTKPYDAAAPANPRGASALRQNGVSEGGGDHLMHEQSRHNKYLHSGQANGAFRREPAGMDNGGPSHFSTPSSRSISPTRPRKEGDYDSRLNLSGQGLLPVSEMNSNVSWKQDLTVKVREHEEEITQLRKHLDNYIIKEAQILNEKSVLEKRIAYMRVAFDHQQQDLVDAASKSLAYRQDIIEENVRLAYALQTAHQERSMFISSLLPILSEYENLRPPVPDAQSIVGNLKVLFRHLQEQLMLTEEKVKESQYQINPWQNELPNKASLPVQSPNNPLGKVSNKGSLDIVPQTPYPQVQSPMSSPSPVQARGNWKNHQVIPSEVPTRIMDQDYGGRTALSSSNQFRKDVPAQASQRDSDALQFGFVAQNSSLPLEGPSRRYVLDDSVGAEDQHVREPAQWGSGDSPNIESGLEETNPSYPYLPTVPEEPGSSFSEAAEDDPLPGIDGLRITGEPFPGRDLQASGFSINGTTSCNFEWVRHLDDGSVKFIEGARQPTYLVTADDVDNLLAIEVQPLDDRKRKGDIVKVYANDQAKITCDPQTKELIKKTLEVGHVSYQVQLPQVRFLDMWEPAVLAIKREGYSIKCNGQRGVVLTEKFQKATAINIPYGYERQTEFSIVSADGDEYNLQPADNNMSRDTIVLVLRLFRSMAVEKRRGRKKGLFFK, via the exons ATGGAGATGGACCACCTCGCGGGGAGGCTCGCCGCGGCCTCCGTCTCCTCCCCCGAcgaccccgcccccgcccccgccgcgggAAACGACGGCAGCCTCCTCGACGTCATCCGCGCCGTCGAGCGCGCCGAGGGCACCATCCGCGACCAG TTGCAGGAGAACAGCAGGCTCAAGCAGGAGCTCATGAAGAAGACGCGGCTGCTGCAGAGGGTC AGCGAGGACGCCGCGTCCCAGGCCActttcggtggcggcggcggcgcgggccaggAGCCCAGCGCAGCTTCCGTCGTCTCCAACAAGATGGACGGCACCAAGCCTTACGACGCCGCTGCTCCGGCGAACCCGCGAGGCGCCTCTGCTCTCCGTCAGAACGGGGTTTCAGAGGGTGGAGGGGACCACCTGATGCATGAGCAGAGTAGACACAACAAGTACCTCCACAGCGGCCAGGCTAACGGGGCGTTTAGAAGGGAGCCGGCAGGCATGGACAATGGTGGACCATCGCACTTCTCCACTCCGTCGTCTCGCTCCATTTCTCCCACCAG GCCGAGAAAAGAAGGCGATTATGATTCCAGACTCAACTTATCTGGACAGGGGCTACTGCCTGTTTCAGAGATGAACTCAAACGTGTCCTGGAAGCAG GACCTTACTGTTAAGGTCAGAGAACACGAAGAAGAGATCACACAGTTACGGAAGCATCTGGATAACTACATAATAAAG GAAGCACAAATACTCAACGAAAAATCGGTGCTGGAAAAACGCATCGCTTATATGCGTGTG GCATTTGATCATCAGCAGCAAGACTTGGTTGATGCAGCATCAAAGTCTTTAGCATATAGACAGGATATTATCGAGGAAAACGTCCGCCTAGCATATGCATTGCAG ACTGCACATCAAGAGAGGTCAATGTTCATATCCTCTTTGCTGCCAATTCTGTCTGAATATGAGAACCTACGACCGCCTGTCCCCGATGCTCAATCCATTGTTGGTAATTTGAAG GTTTTGTTTAGGCATCTGCAGGAGCAACTAATGCTTACCGAG GAGAAAGTTAAGGAGTCACAGTATCAGATTAACCCATGGCAAAATGAATTGCCAAATAAGGCCAGTCTTCCTGTACAGTCACCTAACAATCCTCTTGGAAAAGTATCG AACAAAGGCAGCCTTGATATTGTGCCCCAGACGCCATATCCTCAAGTACAATCTCCAATGTCTTCCCCTTCCCCTGTTCAAGCCAGAGGTAATTGGAAAAACCATCAAGTAATTCCAAGTGAGGTTCCTACAAGAATTATGGATCAAGATTACGGAGGAAGGACCGCTCTTTCAAGCAG CAACCAATTTAGGAAGGATGTTCCTGCTCAAGCGTCTCAACGTGATTCTGATGCTCTGCAGTTTGGCTTCGTTGCTCAGAACTCGAGCCTACCACTCGAGGGCCCTAGTAGAAGGTATGTCTTGGATGATTCTGTGGGCGCTGAAGATCAACATGTGCGAGAACCTGCTCAATGGGGTTCTGGAGACTCACCTAATATAGAATCTGGCCTTGAGGAAACAAACCCTTCATATCCTTATCTTCCTACTGTCCCTGAGGAGCCTGGTTCTTCTTTTTCTGAAG CTGCAGAGGATGACCCATTGCCAGGCATAGATGGTCTTCGAATCACGGGTGAACCTTTTCCTGGACGAGACCTTCAAGCAAGTGGGTTCTCCATCAACGGAACCACAAGTTGTAATTTTGAG TGGGTTCGTCATTTAGATGATGGCTCCGTAAAATTCATAGAAG gagcaaggcaacccaccTATTTGGTTACTGCTGATGATGTTGATAATCTACTAGCCATTGAAGTCCAACCCCTAGACGACAGAAAAAGAAAG GGTGACATCGTAAAGGTTTATGCTAATGATCAAGCAAAAATCACTTGCG ATCCTCAAACAAAGGAACTCATTAAGAAAACCCTTGAAGTTGGGCATGTGTCTTATCAAGTCCAACTGCCT CAGGTGAGATTCTTAGACATGTGGGAGCCAGCTGTTTTGGCAATAAAGAGGGAAGGTTACAGCATTAAATGTAACGGGCAGCGTGGTGTTGTTCTCACGGAGAAATTTCAGAAAGCAACTGCT ATTAATATTCCATACGGATACGAGCGCCAGACAGAGTTTTCGATTGTGTCGGCTGATGGTGACGAGTATAATCTCCAGCCAGCAGACAATAACAT GTCGCGGGATACGATTGTGCTGGTGCTAAGACTGTTCAGATCCATG GCCGTCGAGAAGCGGCGAGGGAGGAAGAAGGGCCTCTTCTTCAAGTAG
- the LOC123068157 gene encoding uncharacterized protein isoform X3, whose amino-acid sequence MEMDHLAGRLAAASVSSPDDPAPAPAAGNDGSLLDVIRAVERAEGTIRDQENSRLKQELMKKTRLLQRVSEDAASQATFGGGGGAGQEPSAASVVSNKMDGTKPYDAAAPANPRGASALRQNGVSEGGGDHLMHEQSRHNKYLHSGQANGAFRREPAGMDNGGPSHFSTPSSRSISPTRPRKEGDYDSRLNLSGQGLLPVSEMNSNVSWKQDLTVKVREHEEEITQLRKHLDNYIIKEAQILNEKSVLEKRIAYMRVAFDHQQQDLVDAASKSLAYRQDIIEENVRLAYALQTAHQERSMFISSLLPILSEYENLRPPVPDAQSIVGNLKVLFRHLQEQLMLTEEKVKESQYQINPWQNELPNKASLPVQSPNNPLGKVSNKGSLDIVPQTPYPQVQSPMSSPSPVQARGNWKNHQVIPSEVPTRIMDQDYGGRTALSSSNQFRKDVPAQASQRDSDALQFGFVAQNSSLPLEGPSRRYVLDDSVGAEDQHVREPAQWGSGDSPNIESGLEETNPSYPYLPTVPEEPGSSFSEAAEDDPLPGIDGLRITGEPFPGRDLQASGFSINGTTSCNFEWVRHLDDGSVKFIEGARQPTYLVTADDVDNLLAIEVQPLDDRKRKGDIVKVYANDQAKITCDPQTKELIKKTLEVGHVSYQVQLPQVRFLDMWEPAVLAIKREGYSIKCNGQRGVVLTEKFQKATAINIPYGYERQTEFSIVSADGDEYNLQPADNNMSRDTIVLVLRLFRSMAVEKRRGRKKGLFFK is encoded by the exons ATGGAGATGGACCACCTCGCGGGGAGGCTCGCCGCGGCCTCCGTCTCCTCCCCCGAcgaccccgcccccgcccccgccgcgggAAACGACGGCAGCCTCCTCGACGTCATCCGCGCCGTCGAGCGCGCCGAGGGCACCATCCGCGACCAG GAGAACAGCAGGCTCAAGCAGGAGCTCATGAAGAAGACGCGGCTGCTGCAGAGGGTC AGCGAGGACGCCGCGTCCCAGGCCActttcggtggcggcggcggcgcgggccaggAGCCCAGCGCAGCTTCCGTCGTCTCCAACAAGATGGACGGCACCAAGCCTTACGACGCCGCTGCTCCGGCGAACCCGCGAGGCGCCTCTGCTCTCCGTCAGAACGGGGTTTCAGAGGGTGGAGGGGACCACCTGATGCATGAGCAGAGTAGACACAACAAGTACCTCCACAGCGGCCAGGCTAACGGGGCGTTTAGAAGGGAGCCGGCAGGCATGGACAATGGTGGACCATCGCACTTCTCCACTCCGTCGTCTCGCTCCATTTCTCCCACCAG GCCGAGAAAAGAAGGCGATTATGATTCCAGACTCAACTTATCTGGACAGGGGCTACTGCCTGTTTCAGAGATGAACTCAAACGTGTCCTGGAAGCAG GACCTTACTGTTAAGGTCAGAGAACACGAAGAAGAGATCACACAGTTACGGAAGCATCTGGATAACTACATAATAAAG GAAGCACAAATACTCAACGAAAAATCGGTGCTGGAAAAACGCATCGCTTATATGCGTGTG GCATTTGATCATCAGCAGCAAGACTTGGTTGATGCAGCATCAAAGTCTTTAGCATATAGACAGGATATTATCGAGGAAAACGTCCGCCTAGCATATGCATTGCAG ACTGCACATCAAGAGAGGTCAATGTTCATATCCTCTTTGCTGCCAATTCTGTCTGAATATGAGAACCTACGACCGCCTGTCCCCGATGCTCAATCCATTGTTGGTAATTTGAAG GTTTTGTTTAGGCATCTGCAGGAGCAACTAATGCTTACCGAG GAGAAAGTTAAGGAGTCACAGTATCAGATTAACCCATGGCAAAATGAATTGCCAAATAAGGCCAGTCTTCCTGTACAGTCACCTAACAATCCTCTTGGAAAAGTATCG AACAAAGGCAGCCTTGATATTGTGCCCCAGACGCCATATCCTCAAGTACAATCTCCAATGTCTTCCCCTTCCCCTGTTCAAGCCAGAGGTAATTGGAAAAACCATCAAGTAATTCCAAGTGAGGTTCCTACAAGAATTATGGATCAAGATTACGGAGGAAGGACCGCTCTTTCAAGCAG CAACCAATTTAGGAAGGATGTTCCTGCTCAAGCGTCTCAACGTGATTCTGATGCTCTGCAGTTTGGCTTCGTTGCTCAGAACTCGAGCCTACCACTCGAGGGCCCTAGTAGAAGGTATGTCTTGGATGATTCTGTGGGCGCTGAAGATCAACATGTGCGAGAACCTGCTCAATGGGGTTCTGGAGACTCACCTAATATAGAATCTGGCCTTGAGGAAACAAACCCTTCATATCCTTATCTTCCTACTGTCCCTGAGGAGCCTGGTTCTTCTTTTTCTGAAG CTGCAGAGGATGACCCATTGCCAGGCATAGATGGTCTTCGAATCACGGGTGAACCTTTTCCTGGACGAGACCTTCAAGCAAGTGGGTTCTCCATCAACGGAACCACAAGTTGTAATTTTGAG TGGGTTCGTCATTTAGATGATGGCTCCGTAAAATTCATAGAAG gagcaaggcaacccaccTATTTGGTTACTGCTGATGATGTTGATAATCTACTAGCCATTGAAGTCCAACCCCTAGACGACAGAAAAAGAAAG GGTGACATCGTAAAGGTTTATGCTAATGATCAAGCAAAAATCACTTGCG ATCCTCAAACAAAGGAACTCATTAAGAAAACCCTTGAAGTTGGGCATGTGTCTTATCAAGTCCAACTGCCT CAGGTGAGATTCTTAGACATGTGGGAGCCAGCTGTTTTGGCAATAAAGAGGGAAGGTTACAGCATTAAATGTAACGGGCAGCGTGGTGTTGTTCTCACGGAGAAATTTCAGAAAGCAACTGCT ATTAATATTCCATACGGATACGAGCGCCAGACAGAGTTTTCGATTGTGTCGGCTGATGGTGACGAGTATAATCTCCAGCCAGCAGACAATAACAT GTCGCGGGATACGATTGTGCTGGTGCTAAGACTGTTCAGATCCATG GCCGTCGAGAAGCGGCGAGGGAGGAAGAAGGGCCTCTTCTTCAAGTAG